Proteins encoded in a region of the Ignavibacteriota bacterium genome:
- a CDS encoding 30S ribosomal protein S12 — MPTINQLIRFQREEVAWKSKSPALQSSPQKRGVCTRVYTTTPKKPNSALRKVARVRLTNGIEVTAYIPGEGHNLQEHSIVMIRGGRVKDLPGVRYHIIRGTLDTAGVTDRKQGRSKYGAKKPK; from the coding sequence GTGCCAACAATCAATCAATTAATCCGCTTTCAAAGGGAAGAAGTCGCTTGGAAGAGTAAATCTCCAGCGCTTCAAAGTTCGCCTCAAAAACGCGGTGTATGTACAAGGGTGTACACAACTACTCCCAAAAAACCAAATTCAGCATTACGTAAAGTAGCGCGTGTTCGACTTACAAACGGTATTGAAGTTACCGCGTATATTCCTGGCGAGGGGCACAATCTTCAGGAACACTCAATCGTAATGATTCGTGGTGGAAGAGTTAAGGACCTTCCCGGCGTTCGTTATCACATCATTCGCGGTACGTTAGATACTGCTGGTGTGACTGACAGAAAGCAAGGAAGATCGAAATACGGTGCAAAGAAACCGAAGTAA
- a CDS encoding 50S ribosomal protein L10 yields the protein MKKSEKDQIIAEVEQEISKAQGLYFTDFSGITVEQVTELRREFRKAGCGYRVAKNTLIKKALERVTGYDNVYEKLVGPTGIAFGYEDPTAPARVIKKFNEKHGKLQAKVCVLDKQVFDGSQLDALSKLPSRNELIAGIIGGIQSPMAGLAGAISAVMRDLASVIGEIEKKKAA from the coding sequence ATGAAAAAATCTGAAAAAGACCAGATCATTGCAGAAGTAGAGCAAGAGATCTCGAAGGCGCAAGGGTTATACTTTACTGATTTCTCAGGAATCACCGTAGAGCAAGTAACAGAACTGCGTCGCGAATTCCGTAAGGCTGGTTGTGGCTATCGAGTTGCCAAAAATACGTTAATCAAGAAAGCGCTCGAACGAGTTACAGGGTACGACAACGTTTATGAAAAACTTGTCGGACCAACCGGTATTGCCTTCGGGTATGAAGATCCCACGGCACCTGCAAGGGTCATTAAAAAATTCAATGAAAAGCACGGCAAACTTCAGGCGAAAGTCTGTGTTCTCGACAAGCAAGTATTTGATGGCAGTCAGTTGGACGCACTCTCGAAACTTCCGTCACGCAATGAACTCATTGCAGGAATTATCGGTGGTATCCAATCGCCTATGGCAGGACTCGCAGGAGCAATCTCTGCAGTCATGCGCGATTTGGCGAGTGTCATCGGCGAAATCGAGAAGAAGAAAGCCGCGTAA
- the rpoB gene encoding DNA-directed RNA polymerase subunit beta: MKTQSNVASRRISFGKIPEVVITPDLLNVQLDSWEQFLQATVPANKRKIQGLEQCFKMNFPIMDARENYILEYVEYYVEKPKYTVIECQERGLTFAVPLKAKLRLSTKSDDGNSWVETVEEVVYLGNLPAMTNRGTFIINGAERVVVSQLHRSPGVFFDETIHPNGMSIYTARIIPMRGSWVEFATDISNVMYVYIDRKKKFPVTTLLRALGYSSDDEILMLFNLIEEVDAQKADLSEYFNRVVSSDVVDKKTGEIIITKDTIFDDDLAKRAKKSNIKKLKFFKHEGTGENSVIANTIQKDTARTDEEALNAIYQQLRSGDAPDLDTAKNLLDRLFFNEKRYDLGDVGRYRMNAKLQLDIPVTTTTLTKADIISIINYLLALQQGKKSVDDIDHLGNRRVRTVGEQISQQFNIGLVRMSRTIRERLSVRDQEKITPQDLVNARTITSVINAFFGTNQLSQFMDQTNPLAEITHKRRMSALGPGGLTRERAGFEVRDVHYTHYGRLCPIETPEGPNIGLISSLCIHARVNEFGFIETPYRKVKNKKVTDEIEFMTAEKEDQHSIVQAGRIVDEHGHFLNDRLSARFQSDYLIKKPEEIQYIDVAPNQIVSAAAALIPFLEHDDANRALMGSNMQRQAVPLIRPQTPIVGTGLEKKVASDARTIIYAEKDGVVEFIDANRIIMNYNVDESSVENILSFEDKQHVEYRLIKFFRTNQDTTINQKAVVRPGQKVKKGDVLADGCATEDGELALGRNVVVAFMPWRGYNFEDAIILNEKVVSEDIFTSIHIEEFELQVRDTKRGEEELTAEIPNVSEEAVKDLDENGVVRVGAEVKEGDILIGKITPKGETESSPEEKLLKAIFGEKAGDVKDASLKAPPGMKGVVIGTKLFSRKKKDSDTKKEEKRQVEHLDRMLKKDLKEVHALFARKLGLLLEGEKTSGIRDASGDIVFRAGVQLKKDTFEAIEELDKLDFESDWFEDKHKSSLVHKLYHNYSRRVTELGDYYKHEKTKIMLGDELPSGIVQMAKVYVAKKRKVSVGDKMAGRHGNKGVVSKIVPQEDMPFLADGTPVDIVLNPLGVPSRMNLGQLFETALGMAGLKLNIRYASPIFDGASMEDVQAELTKAGLSTTSRTTLYDGRTGESFDQQVTVGCIYMMKLSHLVDDKIHARSIGPYSLITQQPLGGKAQFGGQRFGEMEVWALEAYGAANVLQEILTVKSDDVTGRAKLYECIVKGENLPEPNVPESFNVLVRELMGLGLDVKVE; the protein is encoded by the coding sequence GTGAAAACTCAATCAAACGTAGCGAGCCGTAGAATCTCGTTTGGAAAAATTCCGGAAGTAGTTATTACACCGGATTTGTTAAACGTCCAACTTGATTCGTGGGAACAATTCCTCCAAGCAACCGTCCCCGCAAATAAACGAAAGATTCAGGGACTTGAACAGTGTTTCAAAATGAATTTTCCTATTATGGACGCGCGGGAAAATTACATTTTGGAGTATGTCGAGTACTACGTTGAAAAACCGAAATACACCGTTATCGAATGCCAGGAACGTGGATTAACTTTCGCCGTTCCGTTGAAAGCGAAACTTCGTCTTTCAACAAAAAGCGATGACGGAAACAGTTGGGTTGAGACTGTCGAGGAAGTGGTTTATCTTGGCAATCTTCCTGCCATGACAAATCGCGGAACGTTTATTATCAACGGTGCAGAGCGCGTTGTCGTGAGTCAGTTGCATCGTTCACCCGGAGTATTTTTTGATGAAACAATCCATCCCAATGGAATGTCCATCTACACAGCCCGAATTATTCCGATGCGCGGTTCATGGGTCGAGTTTGCCACGGACATCAGCAATGTTATGTACGTGTATATTGACCGGAAAAAGAAATTCCCTGTGACAACGTTACTCCGCGCTCTTGGATATTCTTCTGATGATGAAATTTTAATGCTCTTCAATTTAATTGAAGAAGTGGATGCACAAAAAGCAGACTTAAGCGAGTATTTTAATCGCGTCGTGAGTAGCGATGTCGTTGATAAAAAGACCGGCGAAATCATTATTACGAAGGATACGATTTTCGATGACGACCTTGCAAAGCGGGCAAAAAAATCAAACATCAAAAAATTAAAATTTTTCAAGCATGAGGGAACGGGAGAAAATTCCGTCATTGCTAACACAATCCAGAAAGATACTGCGCGTACGGATGAAGAGGCGTTGAATGCAATTTATCAACAGTTGCGCTCCGGTGATGCGCCTGACCTTGACACCGCGAAGAATTTACTTGATAGATTATTCTTCAATGAAAAGCGGTATGACCTCGGCGATGTTGGTCGTTACAGGATGAATGCGAAATTACAGTTGGATATTCCTGTTACCACGACGACGTTAACTAAAGCAGATATTATTTCGATTATCAATTATTTGCTTGCTTTACAGCAAGGCAAGAAATCGGTAGATGATATTGACCATCTTGGAAATCGTCGCGTCCGAACTGTGGGAGAACAAATTTCTCAACAATTCAATATTGGTTTGGTGAGAATGTCCCGTACGATTCGTGAACGATTGAGTGTTCGTGACCAGGAAAAAATAACGCCACAGGATTTGGTGAACGCACGAACGATTACCAGCGTAATCAACGCGTTCTTTGGTACGAACCAGTTATCGCAATTCATGGACCAGACAAATCCTCTTGCGGAAATTACACACAAACGCCGTATGTCCGCCCTCGGACCTGGCGGGTTGACCCGTGAGCGCGCCGGCTTTGAAGTTCGCGACGTTCACTATACACACTACGGACGACTCTGCCCGATTGAAACTCCTGAAGGTCCGAATATCGGGTTGATTTCATCGCTCTGTATTCATGCCCGCGTGAATGAATTTGGATTTATTGAAACGCCCTATCGAAAAGTCAAAAATAAAAAAGTGACTGACGAAATCGAATTTATGACGGCGGAAAAAGAAGACCAACATTCCATTGTTCAGGCAGGAAGAATTGTTGATGAACACGGTCATTTTCTCAATGACAGACTGAGCGCGCGTTTCCAAAGCGATTATTTAATTAAAAAGCCTGAAGAGATCCAGTACATTGATGTTGCACCGAATCAAATTGTGAGTGCGGCGGCGGCGTTAATTCCGTTTCTTGAACATGATGATGCGAACCGCGCATTGATGGGCTCAAACATGCAACGGCAAGCAGTGCCGCTTATTCGTCCACAAACTCCGATTGTCGGAACAGGATTGGAAAAGAAAGTTGCATCGGATGCACGAACGATTATCTATGCAGAAAAAGATGGCGTTGTGGAATTTATTGATGCTAACCGTATTATCATGAATTACAATGTTGATGAATCAAGCGTAGAAAATATTTTATCGTTTGAAGATAAGCAACATGTCGAGTATCGTCTTATTAAATTTTTTAGAACGAATCAAGATACGACGATCAATCAAAAGGCAGTTGTTCGACCTGGACAAAAAGTAAAGAAGGGGGATGTTCTTGCCGATGGTTGTGCGACGGAAGATGGTGAACTTGCTCTCGGACGTAATGTTGTTGTTGCATTCATGCCATGGCGCGGGTACAACTTTGAAGACGCTATCATCCTCAACGAAAAAGTTGTATCGGAAGATATTTTTACTTCCATTCACATCGAAGAATTTGAATTGCAGGTTCGAGATACAAAGCGCGGTGAAGAAGAACTCACTGCGGAAATCCCGAACGTAAGCGAAGAAGCAGTAAAAGACTTAGATGAAAATGGTGTTGTCCGTGTCGGTGCTGAAGTAAAAGAAGGCGACATTCTCATTGGAAAAATCACTCCGAAGGGAGAAACCGAATCATCGCCTGAAGAGAAATTGCTCAAAGCAATCTTCGGTGAAAAAGCAGGCGATGTGAAAGATGCTTCGTTGAAAGCGCCGCCCGGGATGAAGGGCGTTGTCATCGGAACAAAACTCTTCAGCCGAAAGAAAAAAGATTCTGATACGAAAAAAGAAGAGAAGCGTCAAGTTGAACATCTTGATAGAATGTTGAAGAAAGACCTGAAAGAAGTTCATGCATTGTTTGCACGAAAACTCGGGTTGTTACTTGAAGGAGAAAAAACGAGTGGTATTCGAGATGCATCGGGTGACATAGTGTTCCGCGCAGGAGTACAATTAAAGAAAGATACGTTTGAAGCAATCGAAGAACTTGATAAACTCGACTTTGAAAGTGATTGGTTTGAAGATAAACACAAATCAAGTTTAGTTCATAAGTTGTATCATAATTACTCGAGACGTGTAACCGAACTGGGCGATTATTACAAGCATGAAAAAACGAAAATCATGCTTGGAGATGAATTACCTTCCGGCATTGTTCAAATGGCAAAAGTGTATGTCGCGAAGAAACGAAAAGTTTCAGTCGGTGACAAAATGGCTGGGCGACACGGGAACAAAGGCGTAGTTTCTAAAATTGTTCCTCAGGAAGATATGCCATTCCTCGCTGATGGAACCCCGGTTGATATCGTCCTTAATCCGTTAGGTGTACCTTCACGTATGAACTTAGGTCAGTTATTTGAAACTGCCTTAGGTATGGCAGGATTGAAGTTAAATATACGTTACGCTTCACCTATTTTTGATGGCGCTTCGATGGAAGACGTTCAAGCGGAACTTACCAAAGCGGGTCTCAGTACAACTTCACGCACTACGCTTTATGATGGAAGAACCGGCGAATCATTCGACCAACAAGTAACGGTCGGTTGCATTTATATGATGAAACTTTCTCACCTTGTTGATGATAAAATCCATGCACGCTCAATCGGACCATACTCGTTAATTACACAACAGCCTCTTGGTGGAAAAGCCCAATTTGGCGGCCAGCGGTTTGGAGAAATGGAAGTGTGGGCGCTCGAAGCGTACGGCGCGGCGAACGTTCTGCAAGAAATTTTAACTGTGAAGAGCGACGACGTCACCGGTCGTGCGAAGTTATACGAGTGTATTGTCAAAGGTGAAAATCTCCCTGAGCCGAATGTTCCTGAATCATTCAACGTACTTGTGCGTGAATTGATGGGCTTGGGATTGGATGTAAAAGTAGAATAA
- the rpoC gene encoding DNA-directed RNA polymerase subunit beta', producing the protein MSFIQNEPIVKKNFTKIKISLASSDLILSRSHGEVTKPETINYRSFRPEKDGLFCEKIFGPVRDWECHCGKYKRIRYKGIVCDRCGVEVTQKNVRRERMGHIGLAVPIVHIWYFRSLPSKIAAMLGITNKDLEKIIYYESYVVIQPGVSGLQKMNLLSEDQYYQVIDSLPEKNQELENDDPKKFIARIGGEAIKELLRRIDPDVLSVELRESLKEETSQQKKMETLKRLRVIEAFRNQDEMHPNKPEWMVLDVIPVIPPELRPLVPLEGGRFATSDLNDLYRRVIIRNNRLRRLIEIKAPEVILRNEKRMLQESVDALFDNSRRINAVRSDNNHTLKSLSDMLKGKQGRFRQNLLGKRVDYSGRSVIVVGPELKLHECGLPKEMAVELFKPFIIRKLIERGLVKTVKSAKKLVEKKTQDVYEILERIIDGHPVILNRAPTLHRLGIQAFQPVLVEGRAIRIHPMVCTAFNADFDGDQMAVHVPLSYDAQLEARVLMLSSHNILSPSNGSPIVHPTQDQVLGCYYLTKSKPGDIGEGKTFSSPAEVNIAYNNGKVGLHARIKVRIEGKMVETTTGRIIFNRIVPLELGFINELLNKKRVITLVHEVFRKCGNYRTAAFLDDIKEIGFTYATKGGLSVSVSDVVIPKEKEEVVSKANADVNKVENQYMRGFITNGERYNKVIDIWTRATNRVAERLFDNIQHDRNGFNALYMMVDSGARGSKEQVRQLAGMRGLMAKPQKSMSGATGELIENPIIANFREGLSILEYFISTHGARKGLADTALKTADAGYLTRRLVDVSQDCIIAMNDCGTIRGVITSALKEGEDVKEPLAERILGRVSVHDVIDPITGNVLVKAGEEIDEENSTAISETSIESVEIRSVLTCEAPRGVCAKCYGRDLTNASLVEMGTAVGIIAAQSIGEPGTQLTLRTFHTGGTASLIAAQSQIVSKFDGKVKYEGIKALRQEDGEGKYIVIGRSGIINILDSDNRILTKYDVPYGSTMIAVDGANIKKGELIYEWDPYNAVIITEHAGVIKYQDLKDNVTYREEPDEQTGHIQKVVIDTRDRTLTPTIVINAEDGQKIGSYIIPTRSHIVVNDGEAIKAGTIIVKIPRDSGKTRDITGGLPRVTELFEARSPADPAVVSEIDGTIKFGVQKRGAREIIVTSVDGKDERHYLVPMGKHVLVQEHDVVRSGERLSDGSIDPHDILRIKGVSAVQEYLVNEIQEVYRMQGVKINDKHIEVIVRQMMQKVHILDPGDTHFLEDDYVDVHQVNIENNQLKDLVVVESKGDSKLKNGQAINKKKIREINMELKKKSKRVVEIREAEPTTTEPVLLGITSAALSTDSFVSAASFQETTKVLTDAAIEGKIDLLLGLKENVIMGHLIPAGTGLKKFKNLIVVPNAENPPISASDLLDLGTDDEYSSDPKLERVIIE; encoded by the coding sequence ATGTCGTTTATTCAGAACGAACCGATTGTGAAAAAGAATTTTACTAAGATCAAGATTTCGCTTGCGTCATCTGACCTTATCTTGTCGCGTTCTCACGGAGAAGTTACAAAACCGGAAACGATTAACTACCGTTCATTTCGTCCTGAAAAGGATGGATTGTTCTGTGAGAAAATTTTCGGTCCGGTGCGCGATTGGGAATGTCATTGCGGAAAATATAAACGCATCCGCTACAAAGGCATCGTCTGTGACCGTTGCGGTGTCGAAGTAACGCAGAAGAACGTACGCCGTGAACGTATGGGACATATCGGACTGGCTGTGCCGATTGTTCATATCTGGTATTTCCGCTCGTTGCCATCCAAGATTGCCGCAATGCTCGGAATTACGAATAAGGATTTAGAAAAAATTATTTACTATGAATCCTATGTCGTCATTCAACCGGGAGTGAGCGGGTTACAAAAAATGAACCTGCTTTCGGAAGACCAGTATTACCAGGTGATTGATTCACTGCCGGAAAAAAATCAGGAATTAGAAAACGATGACCCGAAGAAATTCATCGCGCGTATCGGCGGCGAAGCAATTAAAGAACTATTAAGGCGAATTGACCCGGATGTGTTGAGTGTTGAGTTGAGAGAAAGTCTCAAAGAGGAGACTTCGCAACAGAAAAAAATGGAAACACTCAAACGACTTCGCGTTATCGAAGCATTTCGTAATCAGGATGAAATGCATCCGAATAAACCTGAATGGATGGTGTTGGATGTAATTCCGGTAATTCCGCCGGAATTGCGACCGCTCGTTCCGCTCGAAGGTGGACGTTTTGCTACATCCGATTTAAATGATTTGTACAGGCGAGTTATCATTCGAAATAACCGTCTCCGACGATTGATTGAAATTAAAGCGCCGGAAGTTATTCTCCGAAACGAAAAGCGCATGTTACAGGAATCTGTCGATGCGTTGTTTGATAATTCTCGTCGCATCAATGCCGTCCGTTCCGACAACAATCATACATTAAAATCCTTATCCGATATGTTGAAGGGAAAACAAGGACGGTTCCGCCAGAACTTGCTCGGAAAGAGAGTTGACTATTCCGGCCGTTCGGTTATCGTTGTCGGTCCCGAATTAAAGTTGCACGAATGCGGACTCCCGAAAGAAATGGCAGTCGAATTATTCAAGCCGTTTATCATTCGGAAATTAATCGAACGCGGACTTGTGAAGACTGTAAAGAGCGCGAAAAAACTTGTTGAAAAGAAAACACAGGATGTCTATGAAATCCTTGAAAGAATTATTGATGGACACCCGGTGATTCTTAACCGCGCCCCTACACTTCACCGTCTCGGTATACAGGCGTTTCAGCCTGTGTTGGTTGAAGGTCGCGCTATTCGTATTCACCCGATGGTCTGTACTGCATTTAATGCAGACTTCGATGGCGACCAGATGGCGGTTCACGTTCCGCTCTCATACGATGCGCAACTTGAAGCGCGTGTGTTAATGCTGTCGAGTCACAATATTCTTTCACCATCAAACGGTTCACCGATTGTCCATCCGACACAAGATCAGGTATTGGGTTGTTACTATTTGACAAAATCCAAACCGGGCGATATTGGTGAAGGAAAAACATTCTCTTCCCCAGCCGAAGTGAATATTGCATATAACAATGGTAAAGTCGGTTTACACGCGCGAATCAAAGTTCGTATCGAAGGGAAAATGGTTGAAACTACAACCGGCAGAATTATTTTTAACAGAATTGTTCCGCTTGAACTCGGATTTATTAATGAACTGTTGAATAAGAAGCGAGTGATAACACTCGTGCATGAAGTATTCAGAAAATGCGGGAATTATCGTACTGCGGCATTTCTTGATGACATCAAAGAAATTGGATTTACGTATGCGACAAAGGGTGGATTATCCGTAAGTGTATCCGATGTTGTAATTCCGAAGGAAAAGGAAGAGGTCGTCTCGAAAGCAAACGCTGATGTTAACAAAGTTGAAAATCAGTACATGCGCGGATTCATAACGAACGGAGAGCGCTATAATAAAGTAATTGATATTTGGACCAGAGCAACCAACAGGGTTGCAGAGCGTTTGTTCGATAATATTCAGCACGACAGAAATGGATTCAATGCATTGTACATGATGGTTGATTCAGGCGCTCGTGGTTCCAAAGAACAAGTGCGTCAGTTAGCAGGTATGCGCGGGTTGATGGCTAAGCCTCAGAAAAGTATGTCCGGCGCAACCGGTGAATTGATTGAAAATCCAATCATTGCAAATTTCCGTGAAGGATTATCAATTCTTGAGTACTTTATTTCAACACACGGCGCGCGTAAAGGTCTCGCCGATACAGCGCTGAAAACTGCCGATGCAGGGTATTTAACACGTCGTCTTGTGGATGTTTCACAGGATTGCATCATTGCAATGAATGATTGCGGCACTATCCGCGGTGTTATTACAAGTGCGTTGAAGGAAGGCGAAGATGTGAAGGAACCACTGGCTGAACGTATTCTTGGAAGAGTATCAGTTCACGATGTTATTGACCCGATAACGGGAAATGTCTTAGTGAAAGCCGGAGAAGAAATTGACGAAGAAAATTCTACAGCAATTTCAGAAACTTCAATTGAGTCAGTTGAAATTCGCTCGGTATTAACCTGTGAAGCTCCACGCGGCGTTTGTGCGAAATGTTATGGTAGAGATTTAACAAATGCTTCTCTTGTTGAGATGGGGACAGCCGTAGGAATTATCGCCGCTCAATCAATTGGTGAGCCCGGAACCCAGCTCACACTTCGAACATTTCATACCGGCGGTACCGCAAGTTTGATTGCGGCACAATCTCAGATTGTGTCGAAGTTTGATGGAAAAGTGAAATACGAGGGAATAAAGGCTCTCAGACAAGAGGATGGTGAGGGTAAATATATCGTCATCGGTCGAAGCGGAATCATCAATATCTTAGATTCTGATAATAGAATCCTTACAAAATATGATGTGCCATATGGTTCAACAATGATTGCAGTTGATGGCGCAAATATCAAAAAGGGAGAATTGATTTATGAATGGGACCCATACAATGCTGTAATTATTACTGAGCATGCAGGAGTCATTAAATATCAGGATTTGAAGGATAACGTTACCTACAGAGAAGAACCTGATGAACAGACCGGTCACATTCAAAAAGTCGTTATTGATACTCGTGACAGGACGTTAACGCCAACGATTGTTATCAACGCCGAAGATGGACAAAAGATTGGAAGTTATATTATTCCTACACGTTCACACATCGTTGTCAACGATGGAGAAGCAATTAAAGCAGGAACGATTATTGTTAAAATTCCCAGAGATTCAGGAAAAACGAGAGATATTACCGGTGGTCTGCCTCGGGTAACAGAATTGTTTGAGGCACGAAGTCCAGCAGATCCTGCTGTTGTATCTGAAATTGATGGAACAATAAAATTTGGAGTTCAAAAGCGTGGAGCTCGTGAAATCATTGTAACAAGTGTGGATGGAAAAGATGAACGCCATTATCTTGTTCCTATGGGAAAACACGTTCTCGTACAGGAACATGACGTTGTTCGTTCCGGTGAACGGCTCTCGGATGGTTCCATTGACCCCCATGACATTCTGAGAATCAAAGGTGTAAGTGCCGTACAGGAATATCTTGTAAACGAAATTCAAGAAGTGTATCGTATGCAAGGTGTGAAGATTAATGATAAGCACATAGAAGTTATTGTGCGGCAGATGATGCAGAAAGTGCATATTTTAGATCCGGGCGATACTCATTTTCTCGAAGATGATTATGTTGATGTCCATCAGGTTAATATTGAAAACAACCAACTTAAAGATTTGGTTGTTGTTGAAAGTAAGGGCGATTCAAAATTGAAGAATGGTCAGGCTATCAACAAGAAAAAAATCCGTGAAATTAATATGGAATTGAAGAAAAAGAGTAAGCGCGTAGTTGAAATCCGCGAAGCAGAACCAACAACAACAGAGCCGGTTCTGTTAGGTATTACCTCTGCCGCTCTTTCAACTGATAGTTTTGTTTCGGCGGCTTCGTTCCAGGAAACAACAAAAGTACTTACAGATGCAGCAATTGAAGGAAAAATTGATTTATTGTTGGGTTTGAAAGAAAATGTAATCATGGGACATTTAATCCCGGCGGGAACTGGTTTAAAGAAATTTAAAAATCTCATTGTGGTTCCTAATGCCGAAAATCCACCGATTTCAGCATCGGATTTGTTGGACCTTGGAACGGATGACGAATATAGTAGTGATCCAAAGTTAGAGCGTGTAATAATAGAATAA
- the rplL gene encoding 50S ribosomal protein L7/L12, producing the protein MSPIVQELVEKIEKLTLLEASELKKALEDKFGVTAAAPMMMAGAMPGAAAAAPAAEEKTEFTVVLKEAGAQKINVIKVVRAATGLGLKEAKDLVDGAPKPVKESINKDEAEKLKKELEEAGATVELK; encoded by the coding sequence ATGTCACCTATAGTTCAAGAATTAGTCGAAAAAATTGAGAAGCTTACATTACTCGAAGCATCTGAATTAAAGAAAGCGTTAGAAGATAAATTCGGAGTAACCGCCGCAGCCCCAATGATGATGGCAGGCGCGATGCCCGGCGCAGCAGCAGCAGCACCGGCAGCAGAAGAGAAGACCGAATTTACCGTTGTTCTTAAAGAAGCAGGCGCACAAAAAATCAATGTGATTAAAGTTGTACGTGCCGCTACCGGACTCGGCTTGAAAGAAGCAAAAGACCTCGTTGATGGTGCACCAAAACCGGTGAAAGAAAGCATCAATAAGGACGAAGCAGAAAAGCTCAAAAAAGAACTTGAAGAAGCCGGCGCAACAGTCGAACTGAAGTAA